From the genome of Oryza glaberrima chromosome 1, OglaRS2, whole genome shotgun sequence:
TTCTCATCTCATTCAAGGGCATCAGCAAAATTGCTAAAAAGTTATACTAATGTACCTTTGAAGCTTTGAACTGAAGCCCTATTTTTCTATTCTTATGAATGTTGAGTTATACATATTTTACATTGCAAACAGTTCGGTCATACCACCTTCTATGGACTGGTCTTGGAGCACAACTTGCACGTGACGTCCCCTTCTCAGCTATATGCTGGACAGTTCTTGAACCAGTGAGCTACTTTACTGAAGTTTGGTATACTCTATTCTGGTTTAGATAATTTGGATTCTGCCAAACCTATAGAGCTCACTGTGTTTTTCATATCTTTAATGCTCTTGCTGCACAGACTAGAAGGCACCTGATAAGAATAGTTGGCGAGCAAAGCAATGCAGCTGTTATATTGGGGGCAAACTTCTCCGCAGGCTTCATTGCTGGAGTTATCTCTGCTGGTGCTACCTGTCCTCTCGATGTTGCCAAGACACGCAGACAAATAGAGGCAAGCTTGACTCTCGATGACTTATATCTAGTTTCTTAAGACTGTCCTAAACCAAACTTCGGTTTGTTAGACTTTTCCTTATGTACTCAATTATGTCCTTGTGCAAAGAGCTTGGAACGGGATACTAACAATAACTTGAAAAATACCTCTGTTTAGTTTTGTTGCTAAACACTCTTCATTTACTAGTTTATGTATCCTCATTTCAGAAGGACCCAGCTAGGGTATTACACATGAACACAAGGCGCATATTGCATGAAGTATGGAGGTATGGTATTACAAATTTATTTAGTAATCCTTTGCTGTATTTTGTGTATAGCAATAGCAAACGTTGCCCATAGGAACAGTTGCTCTTGTGGAATATAGGTGAGGACCTTGCACCTGTGGTCTATCCATAGCTCTTTCAATGGTAAAATCTGTATCTGTCAATATTACAACTTTGAAGGGATGGGGAAAtttgggggggtggggggggggggggggggattgtgTTGTCAAGAAAAGTATTCTGATCTACTTgacacttgattttttttttccaaaaaaaaaaaagctccaggaatacttttctttttttgctagGCATTGCATGAACCTTTATTTTTCTTGGCATTTCAACTTGCAAGCATGCACACTTGCTTAGTTGTGCTTTCTCCGATTATCATGTTTCCTTGGTTTCCTAACTATCaacaaaaatatagtagtatctAGCAACTAAAACAACTTATCCACATAATTCGATGCATGTAACACTTGTTATACGACACTTGTTGCAGTAAGGAAGGCATCAGCGGGATATTCAGAGGTGCAGGTCCTCGAATGGCACGGGCAGGGCCTTCAGTGGGCATCGTCGTCTCGTCATATGAAGTTGTGAAGCACATCATGCACCGGAAACACGCAGAGTTATGACCTGATTTTAACTCTTCAAACGTAGAATTCAACTGCAGCTGAGGCTTTTAACcattattttttctagtttaccCTACATGGACTAGATCGCTTTAGTGAAAGCCGGTTTTTATTCTCTATCTATATGCCTTGCCTACCTTATCAGGAAGGTGAGGCCGAGTGTGTCCCTTCTAATAAAAGGGCAGAATGCCCTAGATGTGAACATTCCTTGTTACAAGAATTCATTGATCCATTCTCCCTGTCTGTGCTAAAAGTGAGTTTGGGttgaaagataaaaaaaataatgacacGAACTCTCCAAGCAGACTAAAGGCAGGGGGCAAATTTCGTCGGCATTGTAGGCACATTTGCTGCAGGGTCAAGTTTAGATTTAgtagcattttctttttgccgGATTCGTTTGTGATTAGTCCGCTCATAACAGCAGAGAACAAACTGTTGTGCTTAGTCCGCTCATAAGAGCAGACAACAAACTAAGAAAGTATACAACTACCGCACGCTACACAAACTGTTCTTCAGAAGTTGCGGGGTTTTGCAATCCAAATTCACAACATTATCCCTATCTCTGACAACCATGTGATCTGTGGAAGTTTTCACTTGCAAAAGCTCCGCATCACATCCAACATAATCCCAGGGACCCAAAAGCCAAATAATTTTGAGCCCAAAATGGCTTTCTTTGCAGAGGCCAGACTACATGCAAAACGAACCGGAGGCTGAGCCTCATAAGACACTGAAACAAAACATGCCTCTGCAAAATGTTTTCGATCTTTACACTGAAAGATACAAGTAGACGACGAGTCCATCTTAATACAAAAGCTAATAGGGTGTTTTATCTAACGTCTCTTCCTTCTGCCTCCCTTCTGCTTTCCCTTGCCATTTTTCTTGCCCATTCTCATTTTCTGCTCAGGCGCATCCCGACCCGATGGTTTGGGTGGTGCCAAAAGATGCTTGACATCAAGTATACCATTCTTGAAGTGCCCTTGGGTAGCCCTAAGTACTCGGTCCTCAGGTCTAGTCTTTTGAGCTTTGCTGTTCTTGGAATCCCTTTTCCTAAATATTCCAAGTAGTCTTTCCTGTATAGAATTGTCATGTTAATCATCGTTAAGACAGCAATTTTTTGCAATTTTATTGGGTGGCAGTGACTTCCTGGCCAGGAAGAAAAAGATTTATAGAAGCTGAAGTTTAGCATACCTCTTccgctttcttctcttctcttttcttttgattCTTCATAGCTGGCTTTGATACACTTAACGGCGTACGGTGCTTCTTAATGGCCTATTGCAGACAATCAAAACTGTAAGATACTGTAATTTTACAGGATAAAGGAATAAAAATTGATTACCTTTCCACCCAACTGAACTACTTTACGGTTCTCTAATTGCTTCCGTTCCTTCCATGTAGATGCACCTAGCATCAAGTGAATGTATACTTCAATAATTTGTTGAGATCAAAATCTAAGGTTTCAAGGAAGGATGGAACAAAAATCTTGAAACAAGTACAGGTAAAATGCTTGACAACAAGACAACACAATCCAAATGAAGTTTAACTGATGCAAAGACAAAATCAAATGATTCCTCAATAAATTATCAAGGGGCTATCTGAAGCCTCTCCACAAACAAATGGTCTCCAAAAGCATTCCAGGGACAACAAGCAAAATAGGGGACCAATACCACATGTTATGAACAGTGGACACAAAAGGAAGAATGATGTTAACAAAATGCAGAATTTATGTTTCCTCAACCAAACTCCATAGCATCATAATTAGTTAGATGGCAAATGGTCACATGGAATAACTTCTTGCATAGGCACATAGGATAACAATTTTCAATTGTTTCAGATTATGTTTTGctgccaaaaaaataaataaatcttgaACTAGCAGGCACATGGTATCATCAAATACCTCAACTAAAACACACATGCTATTGCTATTTTTGACATAGTAGGTGCAGTGAATTCTGCACACTTCTCACAGGCAATAAGGCTTGCCACTAATCTGATTCGTTGAAATCAAATTAAAGAAGGATAAATACTTGTAGACAATATAAAGAAGATACTACCAGCTTTCACAAAAGTAGTATGAGATGAGATAATTACCGAAAAGCTCTACATCTTTCAACAACTTCCCAATATCAATGTCAggctcctcatcatcatcagaagtATCATCAGATTTTTCCGCAGCTGGCTTCCGATACATATCCGAAAGACTCGATCCCTAGTGGCAAGAATGAGTTAACTCAAAACAGAAAATGCAAGATTTCAACCAGGAGCACCATGAACCAATAATATAAGTCTCGAGATACAGAAGGGCGAGGGCGGGCTCACCATGAAGTTGTGCCACTCGccagtcgacgacgacgacgaaggcgcCCCAGGGCGGCGGGGCCTCCGGGCACCGGGCGCGGACGGGTCGAAGACGACCTCCGCCGGCGCGTTCACCGGTGTGGGCTTCGGCCTCCCCTTCACcatcctctccctccttccctcctcctcctgctgctcccACCCCCAAATCCCCCCGACCAAATCATACCACCCCGGTGAAAAAACGAGTCGCGGGGGCAAGACAGAAAAGGTAAAAGCCGGCCGAAACGGAGGCGTACCTTGACTCACCCGTCggtcgatgcggcggcggcggcgcgcgcgcggagaaGGTTAGGCCGCAGGCGAAGCGAGGGTTCGGCTGGGAGCGgggggcggcgcggggagggagggaggagagggtgagTCGCGCGTCGCGTGGTGGGCTGCACACAGGTGGGAGTTGGGCTGGGCTGCAGGCACGGGCTGGCTAAATCTGGAATTCTGACAGGCACACGTATGGGCGGGCCTCGTCATGCCCGCGTCGTACCACacggggaataagttcattctAAGACGTACAATTTATCGTCCAGACTGAAATTCGTCCAACTCACGATACCGTGTCAAATTTGGTCCGTCAACAGCATAGTAACTAGTTTTAACTGACGTTGCAAGCGAGACCCACATAGAACCTACATGTCAGCGGCTAACtcttcccccttctctccctttCACATGCGCGCGCTGGGAACGACATTgtcatcggcgccgccgtcagccACGGTTGGACTGCAGGAAGTCCACCGCCCGGAAGTTGGCGGAGTCAGGACAGCAGTACTGCATGTCCGTGCACACGCCATGCACGCGGTCGGTGAAAGCGGAGGCGCAGTAGCCGATGGCATAGGCAGAGCGGACAGCGGAGTCATCGACTCCCCTTCATTGTCACCACCACGGAGCCGCCACCCAAACCAAATCATTGCCCATAGTGCCACTAGTCTCCCACACGCAAATTATCACACTGATTCCACGAGGcaaccgccgcctcgctcccgcGCCCCTTGCCTGCCGGTGGCTTCTTCATCCGCGTCCTCTTCCCCTCCCGACACTCCCGTCCTCCGCTAGCGAAAGATGAACTCGTCCCCCTCATTGCTGACTAATGCCACAGTCCATTTGTGTGTGTTGAGGACAGGATTCCCCTTGTCGTTATTGGCGCGGTTATTGCACCCTTGCGGTAAGATGGTAACTGTAGTTACCGCGAAAATCATGAGAGATACTgtgatttcaaaaataaaaaggtaccGTGCATGGTAACCGCGCGGTTTTGTATACCCTGGTTGGGGACCGTGTTCCAAACCCTAGTAACCTTACCTACGATTCTTCTGGAAAACTTGTGCATAAAACGTGCACGCCCATCGGCCCATCCGTGTGTGTTGTGTGTATCTAGTCAATCCTAATATGTAGGCCTTAACGTCACTATTTCTTCTACAAGCCATCTGCACCGCATATCTCTCCATCACCGTACTACTTAATTCTTGTTTCATCCCCTTTTCTACGAGAGATAATGTTGAAtatataaagagtaaattgtattagtggtacacaaacttgttatAGATGGAtgcaatttagtacataaacttgtaaaatgctcgtttcagTACATGAACTTGCCTAGTTCGTGAGAACAAGGACCAAAATAACTTGGCAAtgttaattttataaatttgatgttgattaggatgtgatGTGCATACGTGCAGTGATTATGTGTATAagacatgcaatatttataaatttagtctctactttatccttcattgttgaaatgatgaatttcatatGTTTCTAACCCTTATATCAATGCTcgattttttaatctttttctacATTCACTAAATCCTATTCTATATTTTATTGAATAGGTGTATGTCTAATGGCAACcttctcatatatatgtttacatagtaTCCTAATCAGCCCCTAAATCAATAACATTAGTCATGTAATATCCTTTTTGACTTCCCCGCACGCGCCACGCAAGTTCGTGCATCAAAACGagtattttataagtttgtacaCTAGATTGCACCCAACCTGATAAGTTCGTGTACCgacgatgcaatttactcacATATAAATTTAGATgctaaaaaaatagtgaaatatTTAGCCATATTTTAACATTTTACTATCAAAAAAGTTAGTAgtgttattttgaaaaaaacagCATCAGAAATGCGTTATTTTGGTTTAATTGTGGtatacagtttttttttgctacttcctcagtttcatattataaaactttctagcattgcccacattcatatgttaatgaatctaggcatattcATATATgtgactagattcattaacatatatatatatatatatatatatatatatgaatgtgagcaatactagaaagtcttattacctgaaacggaggtagaaTAAATTTACCAGTGCCCTTTGTTTCTTTAAGTCTATGTGTAAAGGAGGGCATTAGGAGGTTCGTGAGTAAATGTGGTGTGTGAGCATACACGTATCTGTaatagaaaaaacaataaaCTAGATATATAAGGGTACAATGTAACTTATTAGTCGTAGTAGAAGCTAATGTTCTAGAGACACAAAAGTTTCCCCTCTTAGTGACGTCCAATAAAGTACACATCGTACATCTTTGCATCGTCATTGATCGATCGGTCACAATAATTGACAAGTGTAGCTCATCTGCAGTTCCTGCCTGCACCAAAAACTTTAACAAAACCATGCCGTTCTCCGGTTTCCATATAATTAATCAGTgtgttaattttatttttgaagacTAATCAGTATTCAGTGGAGTTCACACCAGTTGGCTAGCTGTGGCCTATGTGTGCACCTAGCATTCCCACTATTCTCATCTCTGATTCCTCGGAGGGTGGAAGGTAGCAAGATAGCATTGCTATCTAAACTGCTTTTGTTCATCCTACAAAATTAAACATTCCCTTTTCTTGCACTAACCCAATTGGTAGGGCCAATCCATGAACTAATCATATGCAAACTACCTCCTTTATATATTTACTACTTTTAGAAGGATGTGTCCTAGTGGAAATCTAGTTATATCTCAACTGACACCACATAaatcacacatatatatctcttGACCTTTAGCTAAGGTTATAGGTCATGcagctatatatattattatatctatatatagCTCACAATTAGGGAAATAATAACAAAATCTAGGTACTAACCCTATGATTAATTATCTGCACAACATGCATGGAAACACACGTTGCACACTTTCAGCTAGCTCCTCTACCTTTCTGGCATGTGGTTCTTAAGAAGTGGAATTTTAATCTTGccaaattgattaattaattaagtagggTCTCAGTTAATTAACTGCCTAGCTACTTAACTTGATTTGATACTCGATCACGGACCACATGCACGTTAATGACAGAGTTGTCTAGTTTGCTTTTTTTGGCATACAAAGTGCACAAACAAGTACGTACGGCCGTAGTATTCTTTCCTCGATTGGGTACTGCACTTCAGGCTTTTGGCCAAACTTCGCACCAGCTAGCATATATGCATGCTGCGAAAATTCTTCCCATATGAACACTCACAAAGGCTACTCACACATAAGGAGTACATCATAAAATTAAGCTCCCTGTTGTGTATGGAAAATTGTAGCTAGTAGTATGTAGTGGCCTGCAGAATTATGTGCAGGATGCTGTGCAAATTGTCTGATGTTGGAGCTACCCTCGCAGAATATACTCTCAACTTGTATATGCTGCTAGATTCGCATTTGTTCAGGCCAGTCGTCATCGACGCTTTTGTTGAGAGTGCAATTGGAAGCGCACACCTAAAACATACCATGTTCTCTCCACCCGCTATAAATCGTTTGGTGCATTAAACACTTGTGTGCGAAAGAGCATGCAGtctaagggtctgtttggcacagctccagctctaactccacccctcctagagctggagttcagccaaacaatttcagctccatcaaaactgaaagtggagttgggtggagctctctcacaaaatgtactagagttgtagagctgggtttaggcagctccacaactccactccagactcaactcctgaagttatatttaagagttggagctgtaccaaatagGCCCTAATGGTTACAGTTGTGATCTAAGTAGTATCATAAggttctgagttcaaatcttcataGGAGCAAATTTCAGGTTGGAGTGTTTGAGCAAATGCATATTCGAGTATATACTCTTAAAATTTATGAAAGACCAATTTGTATAGAGTTTAAACTTTGATGAGAACTAGATGTGCAATAGTATGGTCTACCCATCTGACTGTAATTTCAGTAGTACTACTTGGAAGGTGATTGCCAGTAAgataatggaaaaaaaacacaaatcatTGCAAATTAAGGAATAACACCAATGGCAATATAAGTAATAACCGTGGGGGAAATGTTACGTAGCCTTGCACTCAGCAAACTTTTGTCATCACTTTCTAATGTTTGCTAGATGGTCGCCGAGGATCAAGGCAGCCAGGGTCCATGCATCTCTATCTTTTGCATCTATATTATCTAGTACGTACAAACAAGTGCTCCCTAATTATTCCAATCCCCTGCAGAGATATCCggtagattttttaaaaaagtcacaCTTGGAGAAATTAAAGGCAATAGTGAAGATAATCTTGGATTGGGGATCAGCATGATTGCAGACAGAAACacgatggtttttttttctgtggaaTTGATAAAATCAGGATGAAGCTTTTgtgacaaaagaaaaagaggagaagaaaatgtgATAAAAGAATTGGTCACTAGGGCCGGGCAGGGCATAGAATCTGGGGGCTAGGTGGCCCAGGGCCATTAGTGAACGGCCCATTTGATTGGGCCGCTCACTGACTCAACGCGTCACCATGAATATTCTATCTAGCCACCTCTCATGTTCAATCGATGTCAAaacattttcacaaaaaaaatccatcatGTCAACACCACGGAGAATGGTCGACTGCACAGTGGAGTATAGGctattattagtatttttttcaataaaaagaGAGCTTACTTATTAGTCAATAATGTCAAGTTGTTAACCACTACTCTCACCCATTAAGTGTTTCGTGCTAAATGATTGTACTCTCTCAATTCCAaaaataagggattttgggtgtaCATAATATATCCTAGAATTATgaattctttatattttagaatcAATGGAATATAGTCATTTAGCACGAAACACTTAATGGGATAGGAGCATTTTCCAACCAAACTGCAGGGTATTTACTGGGGCCGACTTGCCGTGACCTGGCCAGGTAAATCAGGTTTTCCATGAAAAGATTAATTCTTTACTTTCAAAGTGATTAATATCCTTGCTTTTAAAACCGGGTGATAATGCCAACCCAGAAATCATCTACTACTCTGTAGATGAGATATATTAGTTTTCATACTTATCATGTCATATATATAGATactatgtaaaaattatatgtatatgccCAGTAGGTAGTTTCTTCAAAATAAACTCTCATCCAATCATCTCTTCTATCCCTTAATTCACCTAACCACTTGTTTTCATTGTTGATTTATATGTAAAACAATTTCTTGCATAAGAaagttttttcatatttttctctctcctcattaacTTTCTcattatttcagtttttttcttaTCCGATAGTATATTTAATTAATACTATGAAAATTAACTTAGCTGAATGGTTAGCAGCTTAGCACTGCTCTAAGTACGTATGTGGGTGTACTTTTATTAGGTTCTCAGGTTTCATTACTAGCCTCCTTTGAGAGTAGGATGTATTCATAAGCATGTGTGTATGTTATGTGTGCATCTTACATATatccataaaaataatatttaactaTTGTCTTAGACATAtcagtttcaaaatatttaccAACTTTCTTCCTTAAAAAATACTCAATTTATGGCTGTGCTATATATCTATGGCTACAGTGCTCCTGCAGGCTGCACTTACTCCACATTGCTAGTACACAGCCATTAGCCAGCCAAGCCGATCATTTTTACACCTTGGCTCTAGCTAGTTGAATGCTTTGAATTAAAATTGCATTATGAAAAAACACTATATATAACACGCCTCAAAAGTTAAAAAAGGGACGAATACTGTAAAACAGAATAatatatagttatttttttccgGGTAGCttaattcatatatatgtctggcaagccttgcatgcatgcagcatgctgCTGGACCTAACCCACTCATGAAAATTCTCCACAGCTTAATTTAACACAAGATGATGTGTGATAACATGATTGTCTGTACGGGTACTCCTATTGCAAAACCCACTGTTATTCGGCTCCAAATTTTTTAGGTGCACGATTCTAAGGCTGAGTTCCTTTCAGCGTTTAGGCTGAGATTTTCACCGTCCTGTGAAACAAGATAAGCCATTACGCATGATTAATAGAGTACTAAttactacaaatttaaaaaatagattttttttgatttttttataaaatttctatataatttttttacacaaaaaaacatattatttagTAGTTTGATTAAAGCATGCTTATGGAGAAGGAGGAAGTAGCCATTCCGAAAATTAAAGCTGTTTAGAGCGCACCCTAAGGTACTTCCgagggaagaaagaatatatagctAGCCAGATGAACTTCCAgattagtacttaattaactaatAAGCTTCctataaaaatgatttataactaGCCTTATCACTCAGAGATGAGCGTGCTTGTGCTGGCTAGTTCATTTTTAATTTGCTTAGTTCGATCTATGTAGTGGCAAAGTCTATAGCTGACGTGCATGCGTGTTGTGGAGAATGTATGGGTCCAGGGCACCCATAAGACCTTCATATTCGACTAGAGATAAAAGATAAACCAAATCTATATATTATGTAATAGAGTAGTACTCGATCGCAATGTTACCATGTGTTCTATGGCATTGGTAGGACCTAGAAGTTTTCCTCTTTGTAACCTTATCCCCCAACCTATATAAGATGGGCAGGGAGCCCTCAAAGAGCATATAGGAACAATAGCGAAATAAGCCATAATCAGATTGTTAGATTAATACTACACCCGACAGATATAATCCCCAAACAGGTGAAGGGTATTACTTCTAATCGAGAAGGTCTGAAcctaatctttatctttacatCTATCCACTTTTAAATCTCATGCGCTACTCTCTTTTTTAATATTCCCGATTTTCAGATTCCACCATGGTATAGGCTTATAGGCTTATAGGCTTTTTCAGTTTCTGAGCTTAGGATGTGGTTTTTTTGGATTAACTTGAGGGCGTGGAACTGAAGAATATGTGCGTGTTTTATGCCCTAGCTGCTTCACCTTTCACTAATTCGTTCTTGAAATGGTGAGTTAGTAAAGCTTCCATGTGTGTATTTTATACTTACCAAATTGGCTTCAAAAAATATTGTATAGTTAGAGCAAAAGAGGAAAGATAGCCTCCACTTGGCCCAAAGTAAACGAACAAACCGCCTTTGTTTCCCCAACCCCT
Proteins encoded in this window:
- the LOC127766118 gene encoding uncharacterized protein LOC127766118, translated to MVKGRPKPTPVNAPAEVVFDPSAPGARRPRRPGAPSSSSSTGEWHNFMGSSLSDMYRKPAAEKSDDTSDDDEEPDIDIGKLLKDVELFGASTWKERKQLENRKVVQLGGKAIKKHRTPLSVSKPAMKNQKKREEKKAEEERLLGIFRKRDSKNSKAQKTRPEDRVLRATQGHFKNGILDVKHLLAPPKPSGRDAPEQKMRMGKKNGKGKQKGGRRKRR